In Salinibaculum sp. SYNS191, the genomic window GTCGAGCTCTAGACCCGAGGCGATGTACGAACCGGACTGAACGTAGACCGTATCGTCTTCGAGCTGGTGGTGGACCATATCGCCAGGGAGCGGTGGAGCGAACGCGACTGATCCGGGCTCGTTGGCAGTGAACGTGTTCTGGAAGAAACTCTCGCCGCCGAACAACCCTCGCCGGAGGGACTTGAGGAAGCCACCGGTCGCGTTCGTCTCCATCTCGATACCGTCGCTGTGGCTCACCATTGCACCTGACTCCGCGAGAATCTGTTCGCCCCTATCGAGGGAGATGTCCACCATCGCGTACGACGGACGGCTCGTTATTTCGTGTTCCATATGGGTAATTATCGGAGGCTTAGAATAACGGTACTTCCCAAAAATAGATCATTTGACGACCACCACAGTACGGGTCAATCCCAATTCGTGGTAGTCAATATAGTGGTGCGTAACGTTGTCGAAATTCGCACGCAGTGAGAGGAACTCCCTGATGACTACAGAGGATGAGTTTGCGGAAAATCGAGGAGAGAGCCCCGTTCAGCGCGGGGAGGCTGTCAAAACGCCATTAGGGCCTCACTGGAAGTGGCTTTCGCCCGTTTGAGCGCATCACCTCTCTGTTTCGCTCAGGCCAGTCCAACAATCGATGTCGAAGGAGATCTCCCTCTTCAGTCTCTGGATCGTAGCCTGCAATGTTCGCAGTCAGTGTCAAAACAACCCATCCCCCGTATCCGAAAACGACAGTCACACCAGTTAACACAACGACTGAGATGAGAACTCTCACGAGCCGTGTTTTGAATGATGGGACTGGCTCGTTCGGGCGGCCATTCTGTGACATCTGTGTGACTGACTTTCCAGGAAATCGGGAAAAAGTATCCCGCTCAGTTGCAGGCTGTGAAATCACAACTCTCACTCCCCGGCTGGTAAATATGCACTCTGTATGCAGCAGTGTCTCCTCCACCTACTCATCCGCTGTCAGAACGTGCGTGACTGATTCAGAGGCTGTATTGATCATATAGTCAGACAACTATCGGTCGTTGGCGGGGGAACGATTGACAGCTTCGGAAATATGATTGACAGCTTCGACAATATCGTTGATCATATACGAGAACGAATAGTGCACGGTTCGAGTGGTCTCTGGAATGCTCCGGCCATACGTAGCGACGCTCGATACCAGGCGGCCCCCGACTCCTCGGACGACCGCAATGTCATTGGGGTCGGAGCCAGTGATTATCGAGGCCTCGAAGGATTCACTCACGTTCCCGTCGACGAGCAACTCGCCCAATGCTTCTGCAGCTGGACGCTTGATTGTCCCGACAGCGACTCCTGCTAACAACCAGTCGACAAGTCGCGACGGATCGAGGGGCGTCTCGTGGTCGACAACCGCGACGACAGCGGCCTCCGGGTCATCGCTTACACTCGCGTACTCGGGGAGGGTTCCAGTGAGGTCTGGGCCAAAATATACCGGCGTGGATTTCAATGCCGGATACCGGACCGATTGTTCGGTTTGTGTGGACTCACCACCGAGGTTGAGGGCAGAACATCCCGCGAGACACGCCACGCCTGTTACGCCGATGGAGGTAAGGAGGGCACGACGTTTCATATCCCCTACTTTCATCACCAACGATAAAAAATGTATTCTAGCCGAACATTTGGTGCGTGACGACAGACTCAGGGCGCTTAGTCAGCGCCGAGGAATTACTGAGTTTGGACGACACTGAGCGGTCAATACAGCGAGACACTTACCCGCATCAAGCCCGGTAGAAAAATCGTGCCCTCCCTCCTCAAGAAACTCTTTGGCAGCCGCCGGCGTCTCGATCAGTGTACCGAGTGTGGAGAACCTGTTTTTCCAGGCTCTAAACGGTGCAACACCTGTCGCAGTGAATAATTGCTATCCGCTCCACCCTCCCTAAATAGTACCCAATGCGGGTCACCCGTCGGACGTGTTCCGGTGTGGAACTAATATTTATAAATTTCAAGATAAGACAGTATACTGACCAGTGGCTCGTGTCCTGATGAAGAGAAAGAAACTATCGCTTCATGCTGCACATATGCTCTGAATCGGTCACGCACGTTCTGACAGCATTCGAATTCATCAGTAGCAACAGTGCGAGATGTAGGCGGCGAATCTCGAATAGCGACTCACACAAACCGAGGCTGGTGAGTCGATTACTACGATAGAAGGGCAAGATATGATCTGAGGAAGATACTTGATGAATCCGAGACAAGCTAGCAATCTGCCAGGCCGCCCCTCCCAGTCAAAGCCACTCCAATACGTCGGAGTCGTCGTTGCTCTCCTTGCAATCGTCGGGGACACTGTATCCGACTGGCGCTTCGGGGAGACTGACGGTATCATCCCCTTCGTTGTCGGTGTTGGCATAGCTATCTTCGCCGTCGGATGGACGCTATATCAACAAATTGGGTGAGTTGAACGCTCTGTTCTCTTTGCCACCGGTGCGCGTCCCCCTGTTGAATACAGAGCGCGGGTCTCGCATGTGTGCAGGTCACGAGCCTGGGCGCGAGAACCGTCCGATACAGGCCACAGCGAGACCAATCGGAACTGATGGGGAGAAAGACCACAAAGCGTATGCCACTCAACAGTCAATTTTTCTTAATGTCCCTGATCGCCCCATTCCGTGAGGAACCGTCCCTCCGTCGTCCGGGAATCATCCTCCTTGGCCTGTTGACCACGATCTTAGTCGGTGAGCGGCTGCTCACGATGGCTGTCGCTGGCGTTCGTCAGGGATCCTCGGGGTTCCCGGTGTGGCTCCCTGAACTGGGTTCAATCGGTGAGACGATCGTATTCTACAGCATGCTGTTCGACATGCTGAAATTCATTGTACTCCCCGCGGGATTCCTGTGGCTCGCCTACCAGTACGGCCGTTTTTCGGCAAACATCTAAGCACTCGCATCTGCCGGGTGATTCAGACCGAAGTCCGTGAGTGACATCCTCCTCGCCGTAAACGGCGAGGCTTCCCGTACCGCAGGTTGGGATATTTGCTGGTCTACGATACGGCCTGTTCTCTCGTGTTGAACGTCCCGCTCTCGCGGTCGAACAGGTGTACCGACGGCTGTGCCACACAGCCGTTACTCCTATCCTCACCGTGAGGACTCGGAGTTATCTTTTGCCGCATATTCTCCGCCCCGTTGCAATCCGCGTTGGCTACCAACTCACATGACGAGCAGACATACAGCCCACGTTCGACACGGTTCGACTTCGTATCGTCGCCGCACGCCGAACACGTCTTCGAGGTGTCCCACTCGTTCTCTTTCAGCACCTCAACACCGCGCATCTCGCCTTTGTATTCGAGGTACTGGTAGATGCGGTCGAACGCCCACGAGTGCAGCTTCTTGTTGCCGGTCTTCCCCCAGTCGGACTCTTGGATGTCTTCGGGCCAGCTCACTGCGAGCGTTCCTACATTCCGCTCAACGCACTCGGTGATGATGGTGTCTGTGAGAACGTGGTAGAAATGTGTCTCCCGTTCTGCGAGTTTCCGACGTGCCCACATCGACTTCTGCGAGGGGCCGTTCTCACCCTCAGTGTCGTACTCTTCGCGGGTGAAGTAGTGCTTGTCTTCTTTGAGCGAGTTGCCGGGATACAGGACGTATCCGTCGGGGAAGGCGACCGTGGCGATGTTCTTGATGCCGAGGTCGATGCCTGCCACGCCATCTCCTGATGAGTCGTTGGTTTCGAGTTCGACTTTGCAGACGAAGTGCAGTTCCCACTCGTCGCCGTTCCAGATGGCTCGAACGTTCTGCACGCTGTTGACTTCTGTGAGGTCAACGTCTGGGCGTGTCTGGTACTCGCAGAGGATGAAGTCCGACCAGTTTTCTTTCAGGTTTGAGCCTTTCGAGAGGCGAACGCGGTTGTTCTCAGGGTCGTGTTTGAAGCCGTCTTCTTTGAATGTGACCGTGGAACGTGGTCGGGTGTCGCCGTGTTTGCGGTAGCCGGGCGGATTCGCCTCGTCGTCCTTGTGTCGTAGGTCAAACCATGACTGGAAAGCGTCGGAAAGTTCTTCGATGACTTTCTGACTGGATTGTGCATTCAGGTCTTTCCAGCACGGTTGGTTCTTCATGTACGATTTCAGCACCCCTTCGTCTGGGATTTCGCCGGTCTCATCCCAGATGTGGTCGGCTGTCCATCGTGCGACGTTCCAGATTTTGGAGGCGGAGTCTCCGAGCGAGTCAAGGCCATCGCAGACCTGTCGGTGGTTCTGAATGGAACCAACGTAGGTGCGCGTGGCCTGAATCGCCATACATAGCCTATGTAGACAAATCTACTTAGTGGTGTTGATTAGCATGGAATATCCGGTCTGCTGTCGAGCGGTGGTTTGCGTAGTTGAGTGGCGCGATTCACGCCCGCCGTGGAGTGGTATGCACAAGAACTGAATAGTAAACGAAGACGGGCGAGCGGCTACAGAATCGGTGGCTTCGCCTTGCTCGCAACCACTGTTCTGTAACGCTCTTCACTGACTATTCAATAGTTGCAGTGACCACTCAACGGCGGGATTCTCTCGCTGTCTAAAGATAGAAAGCCACCGTCGTGCTGAACCTATCCTCTCTATCGGTCACTTCATTACTGACAGATATCGAGTAGTCGGCGAAGGCACTGATGGATACAGAGCGCGTATTCAATTACAGTGAAAAAGGGAGTGGACGGCTTTCACTGAGTAGCGCTTGCTGGGAGCAAACACCCACAATCTATTTTTAATATATTGTCATTATCACATTCCATGGTCGACCGCTCTTACGGTTCTCACCGTGCTGTTACACTGGCCAGTCTCATCCTTCTGGCCGGCTGTACCGGACTGGTTGCGACAAACCAACAGACACCCACTCCCGAACCAACAGTGGAGAATTTCTCGTATCCCTCGGGGTGGTCACAGGCGGGGATTACAGACCTCACTGTTGCGCTGGGAACGAACGACGAGACTGTGGAAAACGTCTCCCGGAAAAGTCGATTGGTGATTGCCGATGAGGACTCGAACCGCACGATTGTCAGGGTCTTAGACACAGAGGCTGGCACTGGTTCAGTCCAATTGATAGACACCCAACTCGACGCCGATATCCACCGGTACTACACCGCCGAGGGGGTGTTTGAGTATGATCGAATGACAGAGAAGTTGAGCCGAATGCCCGACGAGAACTGGACAGCAGCTGACGTAGCCACAGTCGATGATTTGAAACAACCGCTCCGAGATCTCGAATTAAACGCGACTGAGGCTGTTACCGTCGAGGGGACGACGGCTGTCACATATACTGTGACCGGCATCAGGAATCCTGAGTCAGTCCCAGCGGATACTGCGACAGGGCACGTTACCATCGCTGAGGAGGGGTTCATCGCGGAGTTCAATATTACGAGAGGCAACGATGAATTCACCCGCCAGACGATGTACGACCTCTCTGCGTTCGGCAACGCGACGGTAACACGGCCTGCGTGGATGCCCGACGAGTAACTGCCGTCGTCTGCAGGATTCACCCTACACAGGTGAGTAATCGCTTTGGTAGATGACCGACACCTTACTAAGCAAGTTTACTGACCAGCTGATTCATCAGAATCGGTGTGACACCAACGATGGCTGACTTCTGACTACACTCTCTGAATCGGTCACACACGTTCTGACAGACACTGAGTGGGTGGAAAAGAGTCTGCTGCATACACAGCCCCTATATTGTTGTTTTAAAGAGGACACTGCTTCTCATTCCTGTCCTCACATTCATATTGAGTGACACCCAATGATATTTCAATGAGTGTTGAACAACGGAGCGGGTTTCGGGTTCTTGCACCTGTTCTTGTGAGCCTGTGGCTACTCGGGACTGTTGTGTCGTACTGGCTGACTGGCATTAACTGGTCGAATCGTGGTTCAGCCATCTGGGTCGGAATCGTTGTGGCAGTCACCATTGGCATGAGTGTCTGGACACTTGGAATTCTCACCGGGGGATATGCACGCCGTCGGCAGTTGTATATCCGGGCGATGCAGGCCTGTGGCGCCGTTGCACTGGCTGGAGCCGTCTCGTTGCTCGTGCTGTAATCTGACAAGCGCGTTGAGCGTAAGCTTCAATTGTCCTTCTGAATGATATTTATTCAATGGTCAACTGGTCGCGTTGCCAAGCGCTCCGTGCAATTGCCGCTGGAGCAGCCGTTGCAGTCGCCAGCTGTTCACCCTACAACCCGCGTTCGAATGTATGAAGTGACGCACCTTCTTAGTCGGTCTGACGGTACTCTCGGGTGTCGGAGGTGTTACAGCACTGCACCCAAGTGATGACCTTGCAGACACTTCGCCAAATGAGACGACGCAGACACAGGACCAGCAGGTCAAGATTCGGGTATTGAACACGCTAACCGACGATGCACAGGCAGTGATACGGCTCCAATCTGCAGGTGAAAAGTTCCTTACAGCCAATATCACCAGCACACCCGACGAAACGCAAGAAATCAGCATTCCAATACCAATAGGACAGGAGTACAACCTAAACGTCGATGTCAATGCGGAACTGGACTCTCCCGAGGAAGTGACGCTCGGACGCAAAACAGTCCGAGCCAGTGGATCCTCCCTGTCGACTGAGGAGACCTATAGATTCACACATCAAGACATGACAGTACTACGAATACCACTCGGTGGAGAGCCTTTTCTTGACATCGAACAGGTCGAATGAGCCAACGCGGTGCAATTGTATCTCGACAAGGGGGTCATCAACAGACATCTCATCGATTAGCCATTCTTGTTAATTAAATAGAACTTTATACGTGCTTACCGAACGACCGGACGTGTGGTCTAATAGGTCACTGTCTCGACGGGGGCTGCTTGCAGCGCTTGGCGGGACTGCCTCGCTCGGCCTCGGCGCGGGACTCGGAACAGATGCCGTTCTCCCGCCGATGCGGCTTGAGGCTCGCGTGCCGGCCGGAGAGTGGCCCATGGAGAAACGCGACCCACAGCGCACCGGCTACCAGCCACAGCCCGGCCCTCGGGACGGTCTCGTCGAACGGTGGCGCCGTTCGGCCGGGCCCCCCAACATCGTCCGACCAGGGGTGGTCGTGGCGAGCGGCCGCGTGTACACCGTCGGGCGGTACGCGCTGAGGGCGGTCGCCAGCGCTGACGGCTCGCCCGAGTGGGTGCGCCGCCGCCGTGACCAGAGCTTGAGCCTCTTTCCCGACGAGCCCCCCTTCGAATTCCTCCAAAGTGGCCCTACCGTTAGCGGTGACCGCGTCTACGCTGTTAGCGGGGTGACGCTATCCGGGCGCGCCGCCGCTACCGGCCAGTCCACCTGGGCGTTTCGAACAACCAGTAGTTTCGAATACGTCCTCCCCGTCGGCAATCAGGTCGTCATCGGCTGCACTCTCGCGAACGACGACCAGCTCGTCGCACTTGATCAGTCGACCGGGCTTCGGCGCTGGATACAGACGGCGGCCGAAGTACCGCTGGCGTTCGCACCTGCCGAGGATAGCGGGATGGACAGCGCGCTCCTGCTCACCGGCACTAGCGAGAGAGATTCTGGGCGGCTGGTCGGGCGCGATCCGTCCGATGGTACCGTCCGCTGGCGGACGCCTTCTGACCGTCCGCTATTCGATATGTTTGCCACGCCTGCCGTCAACCAGGGACGGGTCTACGCTGGTGGCCCGACGCTTACCGCCTTCAACGCCAGCGACGGGAGCGTCGTCTGGCAGACCGAGGCACCGAGCATCACCGAGCCTGCCTCGCCGATCACGGACGGCCAGCGCGTCTACGTTGTCAGAGATGGGGCTGCGGTCGCGGTGGATGCGGCGACCGGTGAGAACCAGTGGGCTGTCTCGGTCGAGGAGATCTCGCCGTTCGTTGCGCCGGTGATTGCCGCCGAGACGCTGTACCTGCCCGGCGACTCGGCAGTGGTTGCGCTCGATACGACCAACGGATCGACGCGGTTCCGCCATTCCCTGTCGAGGTCGGACGGGCGCATCTACGGGATGGCGAGTGCTGACGGAACCCTCTACGCGCGAGTGGGAACATCACTCCGTGCGTATGATGCCGAGGAGGCGGAACGATGAGTGGGTCGGCGTCTGGAGTGAGTGAAGCGATAGCCGGATACGCCCGGCAGGTGGGCCGTGGACTCGCCTACGTAATCATCCTCCAGTTGTCGGTTGGCACCGCTGGAAGGTTGATCATGGTGCGAGCAGTCGGCACGACGTCGATTTTGATGCCGGTGTCGCTCTCGACCCTGGTCGTCGTTGCGGTGGCCGGGATACTCGTCAACAGTTCGAATCCGCCGAGTTACCGGCTATTGACGCGCTTCAGCCTCATTTCGCTACTGGTCGGGTTCGTAGCAGACGCGCTCGTCGGGGTCGGAGACGGACACGTTGGAGCACTGTATCCGACGTTGCAGGCCGTACTGGTCTGGCTGGGAGCGTTCTTACTCGCGTACGCAGTGGTCTTCGAGGTCACGTGGAGCCAGGAGATCGGCTCACTGGAGGAAACGAACTCCGATTGAGCGAGTGCGAGAGTTCGAGGGCGTCAGAGAAGGGTCACATGGTGGTTGATGTCAGGATACGTATGGTGCCCAGATACTCAGCAAGCATGCATAGAGTGTCATAGAACGGCTCGCAAGGTGATTGATTTCAATACTGTTGGGGTTGCATCCACTGCTCAGTACACGTGCTTATCGATTGTACGTGCCTGGAAAAAAGAATCTACGCAGTCGCTGGGAGTAGGGAGACAGCCAGAAGCCAATCAAAAAGAGAACTCCACCAAGGGCCGTCAGAGGAACCCACAGGTACAGTGGTGCGCCAGCCATGAATCCACCTCCCCGAGTGGCTTCGAGTAGGTACCAGCGGTTGTGATACTCAACGATGTTCACAGAGTCGGTATCGCCGGCGTAGTAGAACTGTTCTGACTCCTGGTGAGTTGTGTACGTACCTTCTTCGACGGCGTGTTCGAAGATACGCTGGCTTGTCGGTGAGAGCGTTTCGAATTTGAACTGGAATTGCTGGTGATACTCCGTCGCTTCCTCCTCACTGAGTTCGGTAATAGTATACTGATGTGTATTGATATCAGCATTTACGCTATACGCAGCCGTGCCAGCACCAGTGAACAGAAGTGCGCCCACGAAGAGCAACAAGAGTCCCAGGCGACTCTTCGAGACTCTCGTCAGCATACTATAACTTCTTGTACTGTTTGATAAGTGTCTTGTCTGTACTGAGCGTTCCTTGCTGAACGCGACAGGGTTTGCGAACCTTTCTATGACACGCTGATGCGGGTTGAACAATTCTCCGAATACCTATATTCCATGCTTCAGACGTTTCTCCTTGGTACACCATCACAAAGCAACTTCTGTCACAGTATGCTATGCTGATTTGGGCTTCAGCATCGGACATGAACCACGCTCGTCGCTCCCCCCCACTCCGCTGTAAGCCCCGATGGGTATCCCCCCGCCACCCATTGTGAACGACGTCCTTTCTGTATCGAGTGATTTGGAGAGACTGCTCACAGGAGTCTGTGAACTGTTCTCTGACGCCTTGGAACATCTACAACTGATAGTAGGTTACGATACTCCTGCTGCATAGACTGCGCGTATCCCGAATAGCGACTCCGTCAAACCGAAACTGGCGAGTCGATTACGACGAAGGAAGGATATGATCTGATGTGAGGCAGACACTCGTTACCTCCGAGACAAGCTAGCAATATGTCAGGCCGCCGAATTTGCGGATAGTTTAATTAGAAACTATGTCCTTTAATCGGCGTTGAACATTAAACAGGAGAGATTTTGACTGTGTAGCGGCTAGTCACCGATATCAACACCTCACGTGGCGCTGTATCCGGATTCGTGATGGGTGTCACTCCCTGCATATGAGTTCCAATTCGAAGAGCGTCCTTGACGAATCAACCATCGTCGTTGTCGGCGACACGGCGTGGATAGCCGCGTATACTGCTCAACTCGATGCCCAGTTTGACGCAACTGTGCAGTCAGTCTCGACAGCCGCGGCAGCACAACAGATACTCCAGAAAACCGCCGTCGATTGCATCGTTTTCGACTACAGTCTTCCTGAGACCACTGGCATTGAGCTCGTCCGCAGGATTCGCGACACAACAACGA contains:
- a CDS encoding RNA-guided endonuclease InsQ/TnpB family protein translates to MAIQATRTYVGSIQNHRQVCDGLDSLGDSASKIWNVARWTADHIWDETGEIPDEGVLKSYMKNQPCWKDLNAQSSQKVIEELSDAFQSWFDLRHKDDEANPPGYRKHGDTRPRSTVTFKEDGFKHDPENNRVRLSKGSNLKENWSDFILCEYQTRPDVDLTEVNSVQNVRAIWNGDEWELHFVCKVELETNDSSGDGVAGIDLGIKNIATVAFPDGYVLYPGNSLKEDKHYFTREEYDTEGENGPSQKSMWARRKLAERETHFYHVLTDTIITECVERNVGTLAVSWPEDIQESDWGKTGNKKLHSWAFDRIYQYLEYKGEMRGVEVLKENEWDTSKTCSACGDDTKSNRVERGLYVCSSCELVANADCNGAENMRQKITPSPHGEDRSNGCVAQPSVHLFDRESGTFNTREQAVS
- a CDS encoding PQQ-binding-like beta-propeller repeat protein gives rise to the protein MEKRDPQRTGYQPQPGPRDGLVERWRRSAGPPNIVRPGVVVASGRVYTVGRYALRAVASADGSPEWVRRRRDQSLSLFPDEPPFEFLQSGPTVSGDRVYAVSGVTLSGRAAATGQSTWAFRTTSSFEYVLPVGNQVVIGCTLANDDQLVALDQSTGLRRWIQTAAEVPLAFAPAEDSGMDSALLLTGTSERDSGRLVGRDPSDGTVRWRTPSDRPLFDMFATPAVNQGRVYAGGPTLTAFNASDGSVVWQTEAPSITEPASPITDGQRVYVVRDGAAVAVDAATGENQWAVSVEEISPFVAPVIAAETLYLPGDSAVVALDTTNGSTRFRHSLSRSDGRIYGMASADGTLYARVGTSLRAYDAEEAER